The Lutibacter profundi genome includes a region encoding these proteins:
- the fabF gene encoding beta-ketoacyl-ACP synthase II, with amino-acid sequence MEIRRVVVTGLGALTPIGNNIEQYWNGLVNGVSGAAPITHFDATKFKTRFACELKNFEVTNFMNRKEARKMDRFTQYAMVATEEAINDSQLDLEKIDKDRVGVIWGAGIGGLETFQNEVLNFSAGDGTPRFNPFFIPKMIADIAPGQISIKYGFRGPNFATVSACASSSNSIIDALNYIRLGYADIMVSGGSEATITIAGMGGFNALQALSTRNDDPATASRPFDKDRDGFVSGEGAGTLILEEYEHAKARGAKIYAEVAGGGLSADAYHITAPHPEGLGAKLVMKNCLKDAGLKPEDVDAINMHGTATPLGDIAESKAILEVFGEHAYKLNLNSTKSMTGHLLGAAGAIEAIASILAMKYGIVPPTINHFTDDDQIDSKLNFTFNKAQKRNVKVAMSNTFGFGGHNACVLLKKLD; translated from the coding sequence ATGGAAATAAGACGAGTAGTAGTAACTGGACTTGGTGCTTTAACACCAATAGGGAATAACATTGAACAATATTGGAACGGCCTTGTTAATGGTGTTAGCGGGGCTGCTCCAATTACACACTTTGATGCTACCAAGTTCAAAACTCGTTTTGCCTGTGAATTAAAAAACTTTGAGGTTACAAATTTTATGAACCGAAAAGAAGCTCGTAAAATGGATAGATTTACGCAGTATGCTATGGTAGCTACTGAAGAAGCCATTAACGATTCACAATTAGATTTAGAAAAAATTGACAAAGATAGGGTTGGCGTTATTTGGGGAGCAGGAATTGGCGGTTTAGAAACTTTTCAAAATGAAGTTTTAAATTTTTCTGCTGGTGATGGAACTCCTAGATTTAATCCTTTCTTTATTCCAAAAATGATTGCTGATATTGCACCGGGTCAAATTTCCATTAAATATGGGTTTAGAGGACCAAACTTTGCAACAGTATCAGCATGTGCATCTTCTTCAAATTCAATTATTGATGCTTTAAATTATATCCGATTAGGATATGCAGATATCATGGTGTCTGGAGGTTCTGAAGCTACTATAACCATTGCAGGAATGGGTGGATTTAATGCGCTACAAGCACTTTCTACAAGAAACGATGATCCAGCAACTGCATCAAGACCCTTTGATAAAGACAGAGATGGCTTTGTCTCTGGTGAAGGAGCAGGCACACTAATTCTTGAAGAATATGAACACGCCAAAGCAAGAGGTGCAAAAATTTATGCTGAAGTAGCTGGAGGAGGATTATCAGCTGATGCTTATCACATTACTGCACCACATCCCGAAGGATTAGGAGCTAAATTAGTGATGAAAAACTGTTTAAAAGATGCTGGTTTAAAACCTGAGGATGTAGATGCTATAAACATGCATGGTACCGCAACACCATTAGGAGACATTGCTGAATCTAAAGCAATTTTAGAAGTGTTTGGAGAACACGCATACAAGCTTAATCTAAACTCAACCAAGTCAATGACCGGACACTTATTAGGTGCTGCTGGAGCCATTGAAGCTATTGCTTCTATATTAGCAATGAAATATGGTATTGTACCTCCTACAATAAATCATTTTACTGATGATGATCAAATTGACAGTAAATTAAACTTTACATTTAACAAAGCTCAAAAACGAAATGTAAAAGTTGCAATGAGTAATACCTTTGGATTTGGAGGGCACAATGCTTGTGTACTTCTTAAAAAACTTGATTAA
- a CDS encoding DUF2141 domain-containing protein — protein MEQIIKKIMVLVGFLSLTSFGEKNTINTYSLTIKVKHLRNTIGVVQFAIYNKDGSIPDEKYKRYYKKKVVPITKDSSTVVFTNLPEGKYAINILHDENENGKIDKEFILPKEGIGFSNYKSIGIRNRPKFSKASFLLNSDTVKEIKVIYF, from the coding sequence ATGGAACAAATAATTAAAAAAATAATGGTGTTGGTGGGGTTTTTATCGCTTACTTCATTTGGTGAAAAAAACACTATAAATACGTACTCGTTAACTATTAAAGTAAAACACTTAAGAAACACCATAGGAGTTGTTCAATTTGCTATTTATAATAAAGATGGTTCTATCCCCGATGAGAAATATAAAAGATACTATAAAAAGAAAGTTGTACCTATTACAAAAGATTCTTCAACAGTAGTTTTTACTAATTTACCCGAGGGGAAATACGCTATTAACATACTCCATGATGAAAATGAAAACGGCAAAATTGATAAGGAATTTATACTTCCAAAGGAAGGTATTGGTTTTTCAAATTACAAATCTATTGGTATAAGAAATAGACCTAAATTCTCAAAAGCAAGTTTTTTATTAAATAGCGATACCGTAAAAGAAATTAAAGTCATTTATTTCTAA
- a CDS encoding ABC transporter permease: protein MKRFIGFIKKEFYHIFRDKRSLFILFGMPIAQVMLFGFAITNEINNVNIAILDKSKGATTQEIINKISASKYFSNQQFISNEAEIESVFKKGKVKAVLVFEKDFSKKLTKNKLATVQIITDATDPNTANTVTNYVSSILQKYQQQINKEIKIPYQIAPESRMVYNPELKSVFMFVPGVMTIILMLVSAMMTSISITREKEMGTMEILLVSPIKPFQVIIGKVFPYIFLSIINAIVIILLSIFIFKMPIEGNLFLLGFESILFIINALSLGILISTISDTQQTAMMISLMGLMLPVILLSGFIFPITSMPVPLQIISHIIPAKWFIVILKGIMLKGVGLILVWKETLILVAMTVFFIVLSIKKYKIRLE, encoded by the coding sequence ATGAAACGATTTATAGGATTTATAAAAAAAGAATTTTATCACATTTTTAGAGATAAGCGTTCATTATTTATTCTTTTTGGAATGCCCATTGCACAAGTAATGCTTTTTGGTTTTGCCATTACGAATGAAATTAACAATGTAAATATTGCCATTTTAGACAAATCAAAGGGTGCTACAACTCAAGAAATTATTAATAAAATAAGTGCTTCAAAATACTTTAGCAATCAACAATTTATATCCAATGAAGCTGAAATTGAATCGGTTTTTAAAAAGGGAAAAGTTAAAGCCGTATTAGTTTTCGAAAAAGATTTTAGTAAAAAACTAACCAAAAATAAGTTAGCAACGGTTCAAATAATTACAGATGCTACCGATCCAAACACAGCAAATACCGTTACTAATTATGTAAGTTCAATTCTTCAAAAATATCAGCAACAAATTAACAAAGAAATAAAAATACCCTATCAAATTGCCCCAGAATCTCGTATGGTGTATAATCCTGAATTAAAAAGTGTTTTTATGTTTGTTCCTGGAGTAATGACCATTATTTTGATGCTTGTTTCTGCAATGATGACTTCTATTTCAATAACCCGTGAAAAAGAAATGGGAACTATGGAAATTTTATTAGTTTCACCTATAAAACCATTTCAAGTAATTATTGGAAAAGTATTCCCGTATATATTTCTTTCTATTATTAATGCTATTGTTATTATTTTACTAAGTATTTTTATATTTAAAATGCCTATTGAAGGGAATTTATTTTTACTTGGATTTGAAAGTATTTTATTTATTATAAACGCACTATCACTTGGAATTTTAATTTCAACTATTTCTGATACGCAACAAACTGCAATGATGATTTCTTTAATGGGACTAATGCTTCCTGTAATCTTATTATCTGGCTTTATTTTCCCAATAACTAGCATGCCAGTTCCTTTACAAATTATAAGTCACATTATACCCGCAAAATGGTTTATTGTTATTTTAAAGGGAATTATGCTAAAAGGTGTTGGGTTAATACTTGTTTGGAAAGAAACTTTAATTTTGGTTGCAATGACTGTGTTTTTTATTGTTTTGAGTATTAAAAAGTATAAAATTAGACTAGAATAA
- the rnhA gene encoding ribonuclease HI — MKNKNQVHIYTDGACSGNPGPGGYGIVMEWVGKPYKKEFSEGYKKTTNNRMELLAVIVALEKIKTTDVEITVFSDSKYVVDAVEKKWLLGWQKKRFKDVKNPDLWKRFLKIYNPRNTKFIWIKGHNNHPQNERCDVLAVQASKKENLLEDTGYIKKEDLLF; from the coding sequence ATGAAAAATAAAAATCAAGTACATATTTATACGGATGGTGCTTGCAGTGGAAACCCAGGACCCGGAGGTTACGGTATTGTTATGGAGTGGGTAGGAAAGCCTTATAAAAAAGAATTTTCTGAAGGATATAAGAAAACAACCAATAATCGTATGGAATTGTTGGCAGTAATTGTTGCTTTAGAAAAAATAAAAACAACAGATGTTGAAATCACGGTATTTTCAGATTCTAAATACGTTGTTGATGCTGTTGAAAAAAAATGGCTCTTAGGGTGGCAAAAAAAAAGATTTAAGGATGTTAAAAATCCAGATTTATGGAAGCGTTTTTTAAAAATTTACAATCCAAGAAACACTAAATTTATTTGGATAAAAGGACATAATAATCACCCCCAAAATGAACGGTGTGATGTGTTAGCTGTTCAAGCTTCAAAAAAAGAAAACTTATTAGAAGACACAGGTTATATTAAAAAGGAAGATTTACTTTTTTAA
- a CDS encoding ABC transporter permease: MKIILYIIQKEFKQIFRNKAMLPLIFVLPLIQLIILSNAATFEIKNIKFSFVDYDHSSFSRELIDKFKASTYFNIVDSFSSEKIASSEMLKGNVDVILEIPQYFERDLLKDKKTSLAVIINAIDGAAAGVENVYINQIIQNFNKNVSANLLQPNNKQYLPKSIVSIPSFWYNKTLNYKTFMVPGILVLLVTMITLFLSGMNIVREKEIGTLEQINVTPVKKYQFIIGKLFPFWVLGLLLLTIGLIIAKLLFNIPIVGSILLLYTYTSVYILVILGIGLFISNFTDTQQQAMFIAWFFVVIFILMSGLFTPIESMPQWAQYLTEFNPIKYFVEIIRMVMLKGSSFTDIAPLFIKTIVYAIIMNGLAVWSYKKTT, encoded by the coding sequence ATGAAGATAATACTGTATATCATTCAAAAAGAATTTAAGCAAATCTTTAGAAATAAAGCAATGCTTCCCTTAATTTTTGTATTGCCTTTAATACAATTAATTATTCTTTCAAATGCAGCAACATTTGAAATAAAAAATATTAAATTTTCATTTGTTGATTATGATCACTCTTCGTTTTCGAGGGAACTTATTGATAAATTTAAAGCCTCAACATATTTTAATATTGTTGATAGCTTCTCTTCTGAAAAAATTGCATCTTCAGAAATGCTAAAGGGAAATGTAGATGTTATTTTAGAAATTCCTCAATACTTTGAACGAGATTTGTTAAAAGACAAAAAAACAAGTTTAGCTGTAATTATTAATGCTATTGATGGTGCCGCTGCTGGAGTTGAAAATGTATATATAAATCAGATTATTCAAAATTTTAATAAAAACGTTTCTGCAAATTTATTACAACCTAATAATAAACAGTATTTGCCTAAAAGTATTGTAAGCATTCCTTCATTTTGGTACAACAAAACACTTAACTATAAAACGTTTATGGTGCCAGGTATTTTAGTTTTATTAGTTACTATGATTACGCTTTTTTTATCGGGAATGAATATTGTTCGAGAAAAAGAAATTGGAACTTTAGAACAAATTAATGTAACCCCTGTTAAAAAATATCAATTTATTATTGGAAAATTATTTCCGTTTTGGGTATTAGGATTACTACTTTTAACCATAGGTTTAATTATTGCTAAATTATTATTTAATATCCCTATTGTAGGTAGCATTCTATTGCTTTACACTTATACTTCTGTATATATCTTAGTAATTTTAGGTATTGGTTTATTTATATCCAATTTTACAGATACTCAACAACAAGCCATGTTTATTGCTTGGTTTTTTGTCGTCATATTTATTTTAATGAGTGGATTATTCACTCCTATAGAAAGTATGCCTCAATGGGCACAATATTTAACTGAATTTAACCCTATAAAATATTTTGTGGAAATCATACGAATGGTAATGCTCAAGGGATCCTCATTTACAGATATTGCTCCTTTATTTATAAAAACAATTGTCTACGCAATTATTATGAATGGATTGGCCGTTTGGAGTTATAAAAAAACAACTTAA
- a CDS encoding ABC transporter ATP-binding protein, which produces MKEKNVIQVKELTKKFGDFTAVDKISFEVKQGEIFGFLGANGAGKTTAMKMLIGISKPTSGEASVANFDVYTHPEDIKKNIGYMSQKFALYDDLTVKENITFFGGIYGLSKVKIKEKSKALIDELNLQNVANELVGSLPLGWKQKIAFSVALLHNPKVIFLDEPTGGVDPITRRQFWEMIYKTAHNGTTVFVTTHYMDEAEYCDRVSIMVNGKIEALDTPKKLKELFKVKNMNDVFLKLARG; this is translated from the coding sequence ATGAAAGAAAAAAATGTAATACAGGTTAAAGAGCTCACCAAAAAATTTGGTGACTTTACTGCAGTAGATAAAATTTCTTTTGAAGTAAAACAAGGTGAAATATTTGGTTTTTTAGGTGCAAACGGTGCTGGAAAAACAACAGCAATGAAAATGCTTATTGGTATTTCAAAACCAACATCAGGAGAAGCATCTGTAGCTAATTTTGACGTGTATACGCACCCTGAAGATATCAAAAAAAACATAGGGTATATGAGTCAAAAATTTGCATTGTATGACGATTTAACTGTAAAAGAAAATATTACTTTTTTTGGAGGAATATATGGATTGTCAAAAGTTAAAATTAAAGAGAAATCCAAAGCACTAATTGACGAACTAAACCTACAGAATGTTGCTAATGAACTAGTTGGGTCTTTACCTTTGGGGTGGAAACAAAAAATAGCGTTCTCTGTAGCACTACTTCACAATCCTAAAGTTATATTTTTAGATGAACCTACCGGAGGTGTTGACCCAATTACTCGACGTCAATTTTGGGAAATGATTTATAAAACAGCACACAATGGAACTACCGTTTTTGTAACTACACACTATATGGATGAGGCTGAATACTGCGATAGAGTTTCTATTATGGTTAATGGCAAAATTGAAGCATTGGATACTCCAAAAAAATTAAAAGAACTGTTTAAAGTAAAAAATATGAATGATGTATTTTTAAAATTAGCTAGAGGATAA
- a CDS encoding ABC transporter ATP-binding protein, which translates to MSISLQHISKSFKGVTAVKDISFEVKEGELFGLIGPDGAGKTTIFRILTTLLIADEGTATVANFDVIKKYKNIRDNVGYMPGRFSLYQDLTVEENLEFFATIFGTTIEENYDLIKDIYIQIEPFKNRRAGDLSGGMKQKLALSCALIHKPKVLFLDEPTTGVDPVSRKEFWEMLKRLQQKGITILVSTPYMDEAALCDRIALIQDGKILQIDTPEEIVKHYPKNIFNVKTDNMYKLIESLNKYPHNHSVYPFGEFVHYTDERSNFNPKDLYNYLENKGLKNIVIKPTEATIEDTFMELAR; encoded by the coding sequence ATGAGTATTTCTCTACAACATATTAGTAAATCTTTTAAAGGTGTAACCGCTGTAAAAGACATTTCTTTTGAAGTGAAAGAAGGTGAGTTATTTGGACTTATAGGTCCTGATGGCGCTGGAAAAACAACTATTTTTAGAATTTTAACAACACTTCTTATTGCTGATGAAGGTACAGCAACCGTTGCAAATTTTGATGTTATTAAAAAATATAAAAATATTAGAGACAATGTTGGCTATATGCCTGGAAGATTTTCATTATATCAAGATTTAACCGTTGAAGAAAACTTAGAGTTTTTTGCTACTATTTTTGGAACTACAATTGAAGAAAACTACGATTTAATTAAGGATATATACATTCAAATTGAACCTTTTAAAAACAGAAGAGCGGGCGATTTATCTGGAGGAATGAAGCAAAAATTAGCTTTGAGCTGTGCGCTAATTCACAAACCAAAAGTGTTGTTTTTAGATGAACCAACAACTGGTGTTGATCCTGTTTCACGTAAAGAATTTTGGGAAATGCTAAAACGTTTACAACAAAAAGGTATTACAATTTTAGTTTCAACACCTTACATGGATGAAGCCGCATTGTGTGATAGGATTGCACTGATTCAGGATGGGAAAATTTTACAAATTGATACTCCTGAAGAAATTGTAAAACACTATCCGAAAAATATTTTTAATGTAAAAACCGATAATATGTACAAACTGATAGAAAGCCTAAATAAATATCCGCATAATCATAGCGTATATCCTTTTGGTGAGTTTGTGCATTATACCGATGAACGTTCAAATTTCAATCCAAAAGATTTATACAACTATTTAGAAAATAAAGGTTTAAAAAATATTGTTATAAAGCCAACAGAAGCTACTATAGAAGATACATTTATGGAATTAGCTAGATAA
- the rnc gene encoding ribonuclease III produces the protein MNFIRKIIKPRSKKEEIFYIELKRLLGFTPKKLQYYQKAFIHRSIKEIDKETGLTINYERLEFLGDAMLSAIIAAHLFQEVPTGDEGYLTQMRSKIVSREHLNELGRDLGLLHFVRSNISRSKFGDNIHGNVFEALVGAIYLDKGYNYCEKFIYKRVIAPYVDVPKLEGKITSYKSLFIEWCQKQKTTFLYDVYEDTGNDSIKHFSVKLILNGKVIAKGRATSKKKAEEIASKRAYFAFQNEISNP, from the coding sequence ATGAACTTCATTCGTAAAATAATAAAACCTCGCTCAAAAAAAGAGGAGATTTTTTATATTGAGCTAAAAAGATTATTAGGCTTTACTCCAAAAAAATTACAGTATTATCAAAAAGCTTTCATTCATAGATCTATAAAGGAAATAGATAAAGAAACTGGCTTAACAATTAACTATGAGCGATTAGAGTTTTTAGGAGATGCTATGTTAAGTGCTATAATTGCTGCACATTTATTTCAAGAAGTTCCTACGGGAGACGAAGGTTATTTAACTCAAATGCGTTCTAAAATTGTAAGTAGAGAGCATTTAAATGAACTTGGTAGAGATTTAGGCTTATTACATTTTGTTAGAAGTAATATTTCAAGATCAAAATTTGGAGATAATATACATGGAAATGTTTTTGAAGCTTTGGTTGGAGCCATATATTTAGATAAAGGGTATAACTATTGTGAAAAGTTTATCTATAAAAGGGTTATTGCACCTTATGTTGATGTACCAAAATTAGAAGGTAAAATAACCAGCTATAAAAGTTTATTTATTGAATGGTGTCAAAAACAAAAAACAACTTTTTTATACGATGTTTATGAAGATACGGGTAATGATTCAATAAAACATTTTAGTGTTAAACTAATTTTAAATGGTAAAGTAATTGCTAAAGGCAGAGCAACTTCGAAGAAAAAAGCTGAAGAAATTGCTTCAAAAAGAGCTTATTTTGCATTCCAAAACGAAATTTCGAACCCATAA
- a CDS encoding HlyD family secretion protein: MKIIKTILGSLVIASTLISCNDSNNKADGYGNFEATETVVSAESNGKLLLFSIEEGQTIQKGTVVGLIDTIQLALKKEQLVASKRGINSKSRNVLSQINVLEAQLKTAEISKNRIENLLNSNAGTQKQLDDINGQINIINQQIQSVKTQNAPIINEIKSINAQVKQLEDQLQKSVITNPVNGTVLVKYAEPYEITSFGKPLYKIADLSTMELRVYVSETQLASIKIGQNVTVKIDAGETMKNYDGIITWIASEAEFTPKIIQTKEERVNLVYAVKVTVKNDGSLKIGMPAEMWITTNNQ; this comes from the coding sequence ATGAAAATTATTAAAACTATACTAGGGTCGTTGGTTATTGCAAGTACTTTAATTTCTTGCAATGACAGTAACAATAAAGCAGACGGTTACGGAAATTTTGAAGCCACAGAAACTGTAGTTTCAGCAGAAAGTAATGGGAAATTATTACTATTCTCTATTGAAGAAGGGCAAACAATTCAAAAAGGAACTGTTGTAGGTTTAATTGACACAATACAACTAGCATTAAAAAAAGAGCAGTTAGTAGCATCTAAACGAGGGATAAACTCAAAATCTAGAAATGTATTATCACAAATAAATGTCTTAGAAGCTCAACTTAAAACAGCTGAAATATCTAAAAATAGAATTGAAAATTTATTAAATAGCAATGCTGGAACACAAAAACAATTGGATGATATTAACGGACAAATTAATATTATCAACCAACAAATACAAAGTGTTAAAACTCAAAATGCACCTATTATAAATGAAATCAAAAGTATCAATGCTCAAGTTAAACAACTTGAAGATCAACTACAAAAAAGCGTTATTACAAATCCAGTAAACGGAACTGTATTAGTAAAATATGCCGAACCTTACGAAATAACATCTTTTGGAAAACCACTATATAAAATTGCTGATTTAAGCACTATGGAACTTCGAGTGTATGTGAGTGAAACTCAATTAGCTTCAATTAAAATTGGACAAAACGTAACTGTTAAAATTGATGCTGGTGAAACCATGAAAAATTACGATGGAATAATTACTTGGATAGCTTCTGAAGCTGAATTTACCCCTAAAATAATTCAAACTAAAGAAGAACGTGTAAACCTTGTTTATGCCGTAAAAGTAACTGTAAAAAATGACGGAAGTTTAAAAATTGGTATGCCCGCAGAAATGTGGATTACAACAAATAATCAATAA
- a CDS encoding acyl carrier protein, protein MSDIASRVKAIIVDKLGVDENEVTTEASFTNDLGADSLDTVELIMEFEKEFDIQIPDDQAENIGTVGQAISYIEEAKK, encoded by the coding sequence ATGTCAGACATTGCATCAAGAGTTAAAGCCATTATCGTAGATAAATTAGGCGTTGACGAAAATGAAGTAACAACAGAAGCAAGCTTCACTAACGATTTAGGAGCAGATTCACTTGATACTGTTGAGTTAATTATGGAATTCGAAAAAGAATTTGATATTCAAATTCCGGATGATCAAGCAGAGAATATTGGAACTGTTGGTCAAGCAATTAGCTATATAGAAGAAGCTAAAAAGTAA
- a CDS encoding aminotransferase class V-fold PLP-dependent enzyme, whose translation MIDIQKIRTEFPILKQKVNGKPLVYFDNAATSQKPQIVIDSIVNYYTTFNANIHRGVHTLSQKATNAFEEARVKLQKHFNAKKNYEIILTAGTTHSINIVATGFTSLLKKGDEIIVSALEHHSNIVPWQMLCERTGAILKVIPMNEEGELQLDIYEKLLSEKTKLVFVNHVSNALGTINPIKKIIDKAHHIGAAVLIDGAQSSAHIKTDVQALDVDFYVASAHKMCGPTGVGILYGKEKWLHKLPPYQGGGEMIKQVTFEKTTYADLPYKFEAGTPNIAGVIAFGTAIDYINNLGFDNIAAYEDELLQYATKKLLQIEGLKIYGTSKTKTAVISFNIEGIHPYDIGVIIDKLGIAVRTGHHCAQPIMDFYKIPGTVRASFAFYNTFEEIDLLYEAIIKAKTMLS comes from the coding sequence ATGATAGATATCCAAAAAATTAGAACTGAGTTTCCCATACTAAAACAAAAAGTGAATGGTAAACCATTGGTATATTTTGATAATGCCGCTACAAGCCAAAAACCACAAATTGTAATTGATAGTATTGTTAACTATTACACTACTTTTAACGCAAATATTCATAGAGGAGTGCACACACTTAGTCAAAAAGCAACAAATGCCTTTGAAGAAGCACGTGTTAAACTGCAAAAACATTTTAATGCTAAAAAAAACTATGAAATTATTTTAACCGCAGGAACAACACACAGTATAAATATTGTTGCTACTGGTTTTACTTCATTATTAAAGAAAGGAGATGAAATTATAGTCTCAGCCTTAGAGCACCATTCAAACATAGTTCCTTGGCAAATGTTATGCGAACGAACGGGTGCAATTTTAAAAGTAATTCCTATGAATGAAGAAGGAGAATTACAGCTAGATATCTATGAAAAATTACTCTCTGAAAAAACAAAACTAGTATTTGTAAATCACGTTTCAAATGCTTTGGGAACTATAAATCCTATTAAAAAAATTATTGATAAAGCACATCATATTGGTGCTGCAGTTTTAATTGATGGAGCACAAAGTTCTGCCCATATTAAAACAGATGTTCAGGCGTTGGATGTTGATTTCTATGTTGCTTCGGCACATAAAATGTGTGGCCCTACAGGTGTTGGAATATTGTACGGGAAAGAGAAATGGCTTCATAAATTACCGCCATACCAAGGTGGAGGTGAAATGATTAAACAAGTTACTTTTGAAAAAACAACTTACGCAGATTTACCTTATAAATTTGAAGCAGGAACACCAAATATCGCAGGTGTAATTGCATTTGGAACCGCCATTGACTATATAAATAATTTAGGTTTCGATAACATTGCAGCTTATGAAGATGAGTTGCTTCAATACGCTACAAAAAAATTACTTCAAATAGAAGGACTAAAAATTTATGGTACTTCAAAAACAAAAACGGCTGTTATTTCATTTAATATTGAAGGAATTCACCCGTATGATATAGGAGTAATTATTGACAAATTGGGAATTGCTGTTAGAACTGGCCACCATTGTGCACAACCTATTATGGACTTTTATAAAATTCCTGGAACCGTTAGAGCTTCCTTTGCTTTTTACAACACTTTTGAGGAAATTGATTTATTGTATGAAGCAATTATTAAGGCTAAAACAATGCTTTCTTAA
- a CDS encoding phosphoribosylglycinamide formyltransferase, translating to MKRIAILASGTGTNAENIIKYFKNNSLISVVQVLSNNKEADVLKKAKRLGIPSRYFDKNSLFNTNEILTILKEQADYIILAGFLWKIPLKIIELFPNKILNIHPALLPKYGGKGMYGMHVHNAVVENREKETGITIHFVNENYDEGAIIFQKSVEVLVCDTAEDVAKKIHVLEQENFPKIIEKVILENEK from the coding sequence ATGAAGCGTATTGCAATACTGGCTTCTGGCACAGGTACAAATGCTGAGAATATCATAAAATATTTTAAAAACAACAGTTTAATTTCTGTTGTTCAAGTACTATCTAACAATAAAGAAGCTGATGTTTTAAAAAAAGCAAAACGCTTAGGTATACCAAGTAGATATTTTGATAAAAATTCTCTATTTAACACGAATGAAATACTCACTATTTTAAAAGAGCAAGCAGATTATATAATTTTAGCTGGGTTTTTATGGAAAATACCGCTTAAAATTATTGAGCTATTTCCTAATAAGATACTAAATATTCATCCGGCACTATTGCCAAAATATGGAGGAAAGGGAATGTATGGTATGCATGTACACAATGCTGTTGTAGAAAATAGAGAAAAAGAAACAGGAATAACTATTCACTTTGTGAATGAAAATTATGACGAAGGAGCTATTATTTTCCAAAAAAGTGTTGAAGTTTTAGTTTGTGATACCGCTGAAGATGTTGCCAAAAAAATACATGTTTTAGAGCAAGAAAATTTTCCAAAAATTATTGAAAAAGTTATTTTAGAAAATGAAAAATAA